Part of the bacterium genome, ACAGGCTGAAATCGGTTATCTCTGAGGTAAAGGAATCCCCTACGCCGATCATTATGTTTATTGACGAGGCCCATACTCTGATCGGGGCCGGAGGAGCGGCTGGCGGGGGCGATGCGGCCAACCTGCTCAAGCCGGCCCTGGCCCGTGGAGAACTGCGGACCATTGCCGCTACCACCTGGTCTGAATATAAGAAATATTTTGAAAAGGACGCTGCCCTGGCCCGTCGGTTTCAGGTAGTAAAGATTGATGAGCCTTCAGAAGATGACGCTATTGTTATGCTTCGTGGGCTGCGCGATAGATATGAATCATCTCACCAGGTGCATATCCATGACGAAGCGGTCGTAGCGGCTTCCCGGCTGTCCAGCCGCTATATCTCCGGCCGGCTGCTGCCAGATAAGGCCGTTGATCTGCTCGATACATGCGCCGCCCGGGTTAAGGTCGCCCTCACCACCAAACCGGACGTGCTCGAAGACATAGGCATCAGGATTGGAACCTTGGAGCGCGAGCTGGAAGCCCACCGCCGGGATATGGCCGCGGGTGTGCCGGTGGAGACGTCTCAGATCCAGGAATTAGAGCAGCAGATTGCCCAATCGCGGGATGAGTTCGCTGATCTGGAAGGGCGCTGGCAGCGGGAGAAGGAAGCGGTCGAAAAAGTCCTGGCTGTTCGAGACAGAATCCAACGCACCGAACACAGAACCCAGATGGCCGAAGCCGAGACGAAAGAAGAAGAACCTGCGGCCGAAGAACCCACAGTCGTCGAAGACCTTAAGGCGCTTCGGAAGGAATTGAACACGGCCCTGGCTGAATTACAGGAGATACAGGGCAAAGAGCCCCTGATCCACATGGAGGTCAACCCTGAAGTTGTGGCTAAGGTGGTCGCCGACTGGACCGGTATACCGGTGGGCAAGATGGTCAAGGATGAGGCCCAGTCAATCTTGAACCTGGAAAAGGAGTTGGAGAAACGAATCAAGGGCCAACCTTACGCCCTGGAGGCTGTCTCTCGCGGCATCCGGGCCTCCAAGTCCGGCCTGGGAAACCCACGCGCCCCCATTGGCGTCTTCCTCTTTGTAGGTCCCAGTGGTGTCGGCAAGACCGAGCTTGGCCTGACCGTAGCGGATACCCTCTTTGGGGGTGAACGTTTTATGGTAACTATCAACATGTCCGAATTTCAGGAAAAACATACGGTCTCCAGGCTGATCGGCTCACCGCCGGGTTATGTCGGCTTCGGCGAGGGCGGGGTGCTGACCGAGGCCGTCCGTCAGCGGCCGTATTCGGTGGTGCTCCTGGATGAGGTGGAAAAGGCCGACCCGGAGGTGATGAACCTCTTTTACCAGGTATTTGATAAGGGCATGCTGGCCGATGGCGAGGGACGGGTGATTGACTTCAAAAATACCATTATCTTTATGACCAGCAACCTGGGCGCTGATATTATTACGGGCATAAGCGCCGGCCATGCCCAACTGGAGTCAAGGCAAATTATCGAGGCGATCCGTCCCATCCTGAGCCAGCACTTTAAGCCCGCCCTGCTTGCCCGGATGACCATTGTCCCCTTTTTCACTATCTCTATGGAGGCGATGAAGGATATTACCCAGCTTAAGTTGAACCAATTAGCCGACCGCCTTCAGGCCAGCCACAAGATGGCCTTTGAATATGAGGAGCAAGTGGTGGACCAGATCGCCGAACGCTGCACCGAGGTAGAAACCGGGGCCCGTAATATCGACCATATTATGCAGGGGACACTCCTGCCCCGCATCTCCACCGAGATCTTACAGCGAATGACTGAAGGCCCGCTGCCTGACAAGCTTCATTTGGGTATTAGTAAAGGGGGTGACTTTACCTTTCAGTTTTCTGACCAGGTTCAGACAGCGGCCTCTAAGGCCAAGAAGCCCTCGGCGGGTAAGAAAAAAAGAGGCGGCCACAAAAAGAAGGAGGCTCGGTAATGCAGCCATTAATTCATAAGGTTGTTAATGAGTTAAAGGCGAATATCTCTGATAAATACGAACTCCAGGAAATGAGAGTATTTGGTTCCTCAGCGCGCGGAGATCGGAGAGCAGATTCGGATATTGATGTGTTTGTGCACCTTTCCCAGGTGAATCGTCAGATAGAGGAAAATTTATTCGATATGGCTTATGATCTGGAGCTAAAGTATGATTGCCTTATTGACTTGATTGTTTTTGGTGACGAGGCAGTGAAGGAAAGGTATGCCAGAACACCGATTTACCAGAAAATTTTTACTGAAGGGACGGCCGTATGAAATCAGAAGATGCTAAGGCCTTGATTTCTTATAGAATGGAACGGTCCAAAGAATCTATTCAAGCCGCGGAGATAATGCTTGAAAACGGGATGCTTGCCTCCTCGATGAATCGGACTTACTATGCCATGTTTTATGCTGTTCAAGCGCTTCTTGTTTTACATGGTGTTTCCTTTTCAAAACATGGGCAAGTCAAAGGATATTTTAACCGCGAATTGATCAAAACAGGCATCTT contains:
- the tssH gene encoding type VI secretion system ATPase TssH — encoded protein: MVNVDIKSLLRRLNGFCTRSLEAAAGLCVSRTHYEVTIEHMLLKMMEEPTADLQHILRHFELEPTRLQRRLQRAIEELRAGNAGKPVFSPLLMEWFQEGWLLASIDLGLNEIRSGVLLTALMANPGRYTAGAYLDDLQKIRPEELRRGLLDIVAGSSEGPARAAKPEAAAPGEKRGPRADTALGRYTIDFTGRAREGEIDPVFGRDQAIRQMVDILARRRKNNPIVVGEAGVGKTAVVEGLALRIVEGNVPSVLSNVEILGLDMGLLQAGAGVKGEFENRLKSVISEVKESPTPIIMFIDEAHTLIGAGGAAGGGDAANLLKPALARGELRTIAATTWSEYKKYFEKDAALARRFQVVKIDEPSEDDAIVMLRGLRDRYESSHQVHIHDEAVVAASRLSSRYISGRLLPDKAVDLLDTCAARVKVALTTKPDVLEDIGIRIGTLERELEAHRRDMAAGVPVETSQIQELEQQIAQSRDEFADLEGRWQREKEAVEKVLAVRDRIQRTEHRTQMAEAETKEEEPAAEEPTVVEDLKALRKELNTALAELQEIQGKEPLIHMEVNPEVVAKVVADWTGIPVGKMVKDEAQSILNLEKELEKRIKGQPYALEAVSRGIRASKSGLGNPRAPIGVFLFVGPSGVGKTELGLTVADTLFGGERFMVTINMSEFQEKHTVSRLIGSPPGYVGFGEGGVLTEAVRQRPYSVVLLDEVEKADPEVMNLFYQVFDKGMLADGEGRVIDFKNTIIFMTSNLGADIITGISAGHAQLESRQIIEAIRPILSQHFKPALLARMTIVPFFTISMEAMKDITQLKLNQLADRLQASHKMAFEYEEQVVDQIAERCTEVETGARNIDHIMQGTLLPRISTEILQRMTEGPLPDKLHLGISKGGDFTFQFSDQVQTAASKAKKPSAGKKKRGGHKKKEAR
- a CDS encoding nucleotidyltransferase domain-containing protein, giving the protein MQPLIHKVVNELKANISDKYELQEMRVFGSSARGDRRADSDIDVFVHLSQVNRQIEENLFDMAYDLELKYDCLIDLIVFGDEAVKERYARTPIYQKIFTEGTAV
- a CDS encoding HEPN domain-containing protein: MKSEDAKALISYRMERSKESIQAAEIMLENGMLASSMNRTYYAMFYAVQALLVLHGVSFSKHGQVKGYFNRELIKTGILPIEMGRLYNKAFEYRQQFDYVDFAVPDRDLVSEYIEKAREFHLKIHEYIQTQQSESG